In the genome of Neodiprion pinetum isolate iyNeoPine1 chromosome 2, iyNeoPine1.2, whole genome shotgun sequence, one region contains:
- the c-mos gene encoding mos protein isoform X2 — MASPRGIFEIGRLAPRSPQIVQNIRFTSSPKSPLRNNLSTDCVEAKINTKPCTLSLVNVDTPNRKKILNTGLTHCTRKILGSGGFGTVIQASYKGDQVAAKILRRRKDSDNSVISEKHATTLRHANVIRILGIEQGEVFSMITMELCGKSLQERLDEGPLNCQERLNIFKAITFAIQFCHRAGVVHADVKPKNILMAADGNPKLADFGSSVLLGEEDTYTGIRVYAIFSGYTWLCSPRSNQRGITLSTFRHIFPGNFSLANAKQDFAIR, encoded by the exons ATGGCTTCTCCAAGAGGAATTTTTGAGATCGGAAGGCTGGCACCACGGTCGCCtcaaattgttcaaaatataag ATTTACAAGTAGTCCAAAATCACCTCTCCGGAACAATTTGAGCACAGACTGTGTGGAAgcgaaaataaatacaaaaccATGTACATTGTCGCTAGTCAATGTCGATACTCCAAaccgaaagaaaattttaaatactgGACTTACCCACTGTACAAGAAAGATTCTCGGCAGTGGTGGATTTGGAACCGTGATTCAAGCATCTTACAAAG GTGATCAGGTGGCTGCGAAAATACTTAGAAGAAGGAAAGACAGTGATAACTCCGTGATATCAGAGAAACATGCCACCACTTTGAGACATGCTAATGTCATCAGGATACTGGGCATTGAACAGGGAGAAGTTTTCTCAATGATTACTATGGAATTGTGTGGTAAATCTCTGCAAGAAAGACTGGATGAGGGACCATTGAACTGTCAAGAGCGATTAAATATCTTCAAGGCAATTACTTTCGCTATTCAATTCTGTCACCGAGCTGGCGTGGTTCATGCCGATGTGAAgccaaaaaatattctcatgGCCGCAGATGGCAACCCAAAATTAGCAGATTTTGGTAGCTCCGTTCTTTTGGGGGAAGAAGACACATATACAGGAATTCGA GTTTATGCCATATTTTCAGGGTACACCTGGTTATGTAGCCCCAGAAGTAATCAGAGGGGAATTACCCTCTCCACCTTCAGACATATATTCCCTGGGAATTTTAGCCTGGCAAATGCTAAGCAGGACTTTGCCA